From a single Ignavibacteria bacterium genomic region:
- a CDS encoding AMP-binding protein, translating into MKHYNNVWQRWEDNSRRFPNKDAIVHWRAGEEPFRWSFKDLLETANKFSILLKKQGIKRNEVCAIIIRHNPMFFPLYLGVAGLGAIPAVLAYPNPRLHPDKFKSGVEGMSQRSGLDWIFTEADLEPIISPLVHHEGSTIKGLFFPLEWDREFTPSAEEINDLTSVRDSIVESDPFLLQHSSGTTGLQKPVLLSQRAVLDHVDNYALSINLTENDKIVSWLPLYHDMGLIAAFHLPLAFGITSVQVDPFEWVLAPSLQFEALNAEKATVCWLPNFAYNFMADRIEEDEMESVSLESLRLVINCSEPVRNESHKKFSAAFEKYGFNPLGLSASYAMAETTFAATQTEPGKPITTIEVDRESLAQGVVTPPIPGKTSRICVSSGKVIKGCEVRIVDEKGNELPEHGVGEIIITSVSMFDGYRNYPEKTAEVLKDGWYYSGDYGFKQNDELFVIGRKKDIIIVAGKNIYPEDVEDAIGVVSDIIPGRVIAFGEDNVELGTEEISVVAETPLTDEKEKKRLIQRVKEKGTSVDLTITHVYLVPPRWLIKSSAGKPSRKANKERIAEMKELNKH; encoded by the coding sequence TTGAAACATTATAATAATGTTTGGCAACGCTGGGAGGATAACTCCCGGCGTTTTCCCAATAAAGACGCCATAGTCCACTGGAGAGCCGGTGAGGAGCCATTTAGATGGTCATTCAAAGATTTGTTGGAAACCGCCAACAAATTTTCCATTTTATTAAAGAAACAAGGAATAAAGAGAAATGAAGTGTGTGCCATCATAATCAGGCACAATCCGATGTTTTTCCCTTTATATCTCGGTGTTGCGGGCTTGGGTGCTATACCTGCAGTGCTTGCATATCCAAATCCAAGACTTCATCCTGACAAGTTTAAATCCGGTGTGGAGGGAATGTCCCAGCGCTCCGGTCTCGACTGGATATTTACTGAGGCCGACCTTGAACCGATTATTTCCCCACTCGTGCATCACGAGGGGAGTACGATAAAAGGTCTGTTCTTTCCATTGGAATGGGACAGGGAATTTACACCTTCAGCGGAAGAAATCAATGATTTAACATCAGTCAGAGACTCAATTGTTGAATCGGATCCTTTCCTTCTGCAACATTCATCGGGAACGACAGGTCTTCAGAAACCGGTACTTCTTTCACAAAGGGCTGTTTTGGATCATGTTGACAATTACGCCCTTTCCATCAACCTAACCGAGAATGACAAAATTGTCAGTTGGCTCCCGTTATATCATGACATGGGGCTGATAGCTGCTTTTCATCTTCCACTTGCTTTTGGAATCACTTCAGTGCAGGTTGATCCTTTTGAATGGGTACTCGCACCCTCTCTTCAGTTCGAAGCTTTGAATGCTGAAAAAGCCACAGTGTGCTGGCTGCCTAATTTTGCTTACAATTTCATGGCAGACAGAATTGAGGAAGATGAGATGGAATCCGTTTCTCTTGAATCTTTGCGACTCGTCATCAATTGCAGTGAACCTGTAAGAAATGAGAGTCACAAAAAGTTCAGCGCCGCTTTTGAAAAATATGGTTTTAATCCTCTCGGGCTATCGGCTTCCTATGCGATGGCAGAAACAACATTTGCTGCAACACAAACAGAACCGGGTAAACCGATTACCACTATCGAAGTGGATCGTGAAAGCCTCGCTCAGGGAGTGGTTACACCTCCAATTCCCGGAAAAACATCAAGAATTTGCGTTTCGTCCGGAAAAGTGATAAAAGGATGTGAAGTCAGGATTGTGGATGAAAAAGGAAATGAGCTTCCCGAACATGGAGTAGGGGAGATTATCATCACATCGGTTTCGATGTTCGACGGCTACAGAAACTATCCCGAGAAGACTGCTGAAGTACTTAAGGACGGCTGGTATTACAGCGGTGATTACGGCTTTAAGCAAAATGATGAACTCTTCGTAATTGGTCGTAAAAAAGACATAATTATCGTTGCCGGTAAAAACATTTATCCCGAAGATGTCGAAGATGCCATCGGAGTGGTTAGCGACATAATCCCCGGCAGGGTAATTGCATTTGGCGAAGATAATGTGGAACTCGGTACCGAGGAAATCAGCGTTGTGGCTGAAACTCCCTTGACTGATGAAAAAGAGAAGAAAAGACTGATTCAGCGTGTGAAGGAAAAAGGGACATCGGTTGATCTCACGATCACACATGTATATCTTGTTCCTCCAAGGTGGCTAATTAAAAGTTCTGCCGGTAAACCAAGTAGAAAAGCCAACAAGGAGAGAATCGCCGAAATGAAAGAATTGAACAAACATTAG
- a CDS encoding MBOAT family protein, with product MNSVIDFSKLAGLFVYSPDNPLQFGTLTFMFFLALGLLVYHAIYPNQRLRATFLLLFSAFIYYKIGGLFLILLLGVGVVNYFFGKILFGIADTDKRRYVLWGMVILNVGLLAYFKYTNFVLSQIATLQETEFTALDIMLPIGISFYIFKVLSFLFDIYYEKYEELPRLDDFMLYVTFFGNIQAGPIDRADEFIPQIKQNLLTSPEGKTSTGLAVFYLASGIIKKLIIADYISLNFITRVFEDPLRFTGAENILAIYGYSIQIYFDFSGYSDMAVGMALLFGYKIIDNFNSPYKATSVADFWRRWHISLSRWLLDYLFTPMQMGLRNMKQYGNAIALIVTFAVCGLWHGATWGFIIWGTVHGFIMGYSVLTKKLRAKGLMKVGVKEGGKVLNFVRGFITFNIITLTWIFFKVDSLDKIPMIYTQITENLHAVVFTQFYGGFPGVLIFFVIGLIIIFFPEGAKEKIKTGLMNMPFWAQGLVLGLVIYLASQIMMAEMVPPIYFEF from the coding sequence TTGAATTCTGTCATCGATTTTTCCAAGCTGGCGGGGCTGTTCGTTTACAGTCCGGACAACCCGCTTCAGTTTGGTACGCTTACTTTTATGTTCTTTCTTGCTTTGGGACTTCTTGTTTATCATGCAATATATCCAAACCAGAGATTAAGAGCTACATTTCTACTGTTGTTCTCCGCATTTATCTACTACAAAATTGGCGGTTTATTCCTCATCCTTCTGTTGGGGGTCGGGGTTGTAAACTACTTTTTTGGAAAAATACTCTTCGGAATAGCTGATACCGACAAGAGAAGGTATGTACTTTGGGGAATGGTAATCCTGAATGTTGGATTGCTTGCATACTTCAAATACACAAATTTTGTGCTCAGTCAAATTGCGACTCTTCAGGAGACAGAATTTACGGCACTTGACATTATGCTACCGATCGGTATCTCGTTTTACATATTCAAGGTTTTAAGCTTCCTTTTCGATATATATTACGAGAAATATGAGGAATTGCCGCGTCTCGACGATTTCATGCTCTATGTAACCTTTTTCGGGAATATTCAGGCAGGTCCTATCGACAGAGCTGATGAGTTTATTCCACAGATCAAACAAAACCTCCTTACTTCCCCCGAAGGTAAGACATCAACCGGCCTGGCTGTATTTTATCTTGCATCGGGAATAATCAAAAAACTGATTATCGCTGACTATATTTCCCTGAATTTTATCACAAGAGTCTTTGAGGATCCTCTAAGATTCACCGGTGCAGAGAATATACTCGCCATTTACGGCTATTCGATTCAGATTTATTTCGATTTTTCGGGTTACTCCGATATGGCTGTGGGGATGGCACTGCTGTTCGGATACAAAATCATCGACAACTTCAATTCACCATATAAAGCCACCAGTGTTGCCGACTTCTGGAGACGCTGGCATATTTCTCTTTCGAGGTGGCTGCTTGATTATCTTTTTACTCCAATGCAAATGGGTTTAAGGAACATGAAGCAGTACGGAAATGCCATTGCACTCATCGTCACATTCGCAGTTTGCGGGCTTTGGCACGGAGCTACCTGGGGGTTTATCATATGGGGTACAGTCCATGGCTTTATTATGGGTTATTCTGTTTTAACGAAAAAACTTCGTGCAAAAGGATTGATGAAGGTTGGAGTGAAGGAAGGTGGAAAGGTGCTAAACTTCGTGAGAGGTTTCATCACGTTCAACATCATTACATTAACCTGGATATTCTTCAAGGTTGATTCATTAGACAAAATTCCAATGATCTACACACAGATCACAGAGAACCTGCATGCTGTAGTGTTTACACAGTTCTATGGTGGATTCCCGGGAGTGCTCATCTTTTTTGTGATCGGGCTCATTATCATCTTCTTCCCTGAAGGGGCAAAAGAGAAGATAAAAACAGGGCTTATGAATATGCCTTTCTGGGCACAAGGACTTGTTCTTGGATTAGTAATCTACCTGGCTTCTCAGATAATGATGGCTGAAATGGTGCCTCCTATCTATTTTGAATTTTAA
- a CDS encoding acyl carrier protein, whose translation MISERLKNTILKQLELEDYDIQDETKANTVPGWDSLSHANVILSIEKEYNIRLKHIEVLKCKNLGDLQRLVDSKIS comes from the coding sequence ATGATATCAGAGAGACTAAAGAATACGATACTCAAACAACTTGAACTCGAAGATTACGACATTCAGGATGAAACTAAAGCAAATACTGTACCAGGTTGGGACTCACTCAGTCATGCCAATGTGATACTCTCGATTGAGAAAGAATACAACATAAGACTGAAGCACATAGAAGTTCTTAAATGCAAGAACCTCGGAGACCTTCAGAGATTAGTCGATTCCAAAATTTCGTAA
- a CDS encoding dipeptide epimerase — protein MDSRRDFIKKASLLSAAAVVAGNGASITKFAINKMNSNKLKLSFRPYTLELKHVFTLATSSRTTTPVMLTEIQFGDVTGYGEASMPPYLGESHETATAFLSKVKLEQFNDPFKLEEIIDYIDTVDTGNYAAKASVDIALHDLVGKLIGQPWYKIWGYDPVKTPHTSFTIGIDKPDVVKEKVREAAEYKILKVKLGRDTDKEMIETIRSVTDKPICVDVNQGWKDKQAALDMIYWLKEKGVVFVEQPMDKKNPDDNAWLTQNSPLPTIGDEAVQGLADVLKAKGVYSGINIKLMKCGGMRTANKMVSLADGLGLKVMIGCMTETSCAISAAAQLSPMALWADLDGALLISNDIYKGTTITDGKVTLSSLPGIGIEKI, from the coding sequence ATGGATTCCAGAAGAGATTTTATAAAAAAAGCTTCATTGCTGTCAGCCGCTGCGGTAGTGGCTGGAAATGGAGCCTCAATAACAAAATTCGCAATTAATAAAATGAACAGCAATAAACTAAAACTAAGTTTCAGACCTTATACCCTTGAACTAAAACATGTTTTTACTCTCGCAACGAGTTCAAGAACCACCACCCCTGTAATGCTGACTGAAATTCAGTTTGGCGATGTAACAGGCTACGGTGAAGCATCAATGCCACCTTATCTGGGTGAAAGTCACGAGACAGCCACTGCTTTTCTTTCCAAAGTGAAACTCGAACAGTTCAATGACCCGTTCAAACTGGAGGAGATCATTGATTACATCGATACAGTGGATACGGGGAACTACGCAGCTAAAGCCTCAGTTGATATAGCTTTACATGACCTGGTTGGTAAATTGATCGGACAGCCATGGTATAAAATCTGGGGCTATGATCCTGTCAAAACTCCCCACACGAGTTTTACAATCGGAATTGACAAACCTGATGTGGTGAAAGAGAAAGTGCGTGAGGCTGCCGAGTACAAAATCCTTAAGGTAAAACTCGGTCGTGATACTGATAAAGAGATGATTGAAACAATTCGCTCCGTAACCGATAAACCGATCTGTGTTGATGTTAATCAGGGTTGGAAGGACAAACAGGCAGCTTTGGACATGATCTACTGGCTCAAAGAAAAAGGTGTCGTTTTTGTTGAACAACCAATGGATAAAAAGAATCCTGATGATAACGCCTGGCTTACACAAAACAGTCCGCTCCCAACCATAGGTGATGAAGCGGTTCAAGGGCTTGCGGATGTTTTAAAAGCTAAAGGAGTTTACTCGGGTATCAACATCAAACTGATGAAATGTGGAGGAATGAGAACTGCCAACAAGATGGTAAGTCTGGCTGATGGTTTGGGTCTGAAGGTGATGATAGGATGTATGACAGAAACTTCCTGCGCCATCTCTGCTGCTGCACAGCTCTCACCGATGGCGCTGTGGGCTGATCTTGACGGGGCACTTCTCATCAGTAATGATATTTATAAAGGAACTACAATAACAGATGGAAAGGTTACTCTTTCATCGTTACCAGGAATTGGAATAGAAAAAATTTAA
- a CDS encoding C40 family peptidase: MSAQVATISQIDGVYMVITDKYAPDKRTAILDLKFDLDMPRNILTVSGETTVPAALEDMRKMLHNYTINDVVERLPAKSLNGYEYGVVTLSVANIRSKPFHPAELVTQALLGTPVTILKEGDDHWFLVQTPEGYIGWVDDAGVQSFNKKEMEGWYRADKVIFTDVYGFVYEDENAKGGTISDITAGGILQIKSTGKNGYKVALPDGREGFVSKKSASPLKKWIKGQNPDSNTIIKTAKKFLGVPYLWGGTSPKGMDCSGFTKTVYFLNGIMLARDASQQCLYGEEVDVSKGYENLKRGDLLFFGPKPEEGKKQRITHVGIYMGNKEFIHAAGMVGINSFDPASPVFSAYRTGMLVSARRILTKVDSPGVKKISVSDYIK; encoded by the coding sequence ATGTCAGCACAAGTTGCCACCATATCGCAGATAGATGGTGTATATATGGTTATTACCGACAAATATGCCCCGGATAAGCGAACGGCTATTCTGGATCTTAAATTTGATTTGGATATGCCGCGAAACATCCTTACAGTCTCCGGTGAGACGACCGTACCGGCAGCACTCGAAGATATGCGGAAAATGCTTCACAATTACACAATCAACGATGTGGTTGAAAGACTTCCTGCTAAATCTCTTAATGGTTACGAGTATGGAGTAGTCACACTTTCGGTGGCAAATATCAGATCGAAACCATTTCATCCTGCGGAACTAGTTACTCAGGCTTTGCTTGGAACACCTGTCACTATTCTGAAAGAGGGTGATGACCATTGGTTTTTGGTGCAGACTCCTGAAGGATATATTGGATGGGTTGATGATGCGGGAGTTCAATCGTTCAATAAAAAAGAGATGGAAGGCTGGTATAGAGCCGACAAGGTGATCTTCACTGATGTTTATGGTTTTGTTTATGAAGATGAGAATGCAAAAGGGGGCACAATATCGGACATTACAGCAGGGGGTATCCTTCAAATAAAATCGACCGGCAAAAACGGTTATAAAGTTGCACTTCCCGACGGCAGAGAAGGTTTTGTATCTAAAAAATCGGCTTCGCCTCTTAAAAAATGGATTAAGGGACAAAATCCAGATTCAAACACTATAATCAAAACCGCAAAAAAATTCCTCGGTGTGCCTTATCTCTGGGGCGGTACTTCCCCTAAAGGAATGGACTGCAGTGGATTTACTAAAACGGTATATTTCCTGAACGGAATTATGCTTGCCAGGGATGCTTCTCAACAGTGTCTGTATGGTGAAGAAGTCGATGTTTCAAAAGGATATGAAAATCTGAAAAGAGGGGATTTACTCTTCTTTGGTCCGAAACCTGAAGAGGGTAAAAAACAACGAATTACTCATGTTGGGATTTACATGGGAAACAAAGAGTTCATCCACGCTGCCGGAATGGTAGGTATCAACAGTTTTGACCCCGCAAGTCCCGTTTTTAGCGCTTACAGAACAGGGATGCTTGTTTCGGCAAGAAGGATTTTGACCAAGGTTGATTCACCCGGAGTCAAAAAGATTTCGGTTTCAGACTATATCAAATGA